In Debaryomyces hansenii CBS767 chromosome A complete sequence, a genomic segment contains:
- a CDS encoding DEHA2D07876p (similar to uniprot|Q07505 Saccharomyces cerevisiae YDL086W), with translation MLIEESYHDVKTSYGTTMRLFVYHPKILNYPKVKFPGVVVYSEIYQVTGPVTRFAKDIAGQGFIVVCPSIYHNFESHEALAYDNEGTDKGNNYKIAKEIKSYDEDNKLAIDYLTALPTCNGKIGATGMCLGGHLAFRAALDPRVRAAVCFFATDIHNHALGKGKQDDSLKRCGEIKGELIMIFGCKDNHVPLEGRDLIRSELRKNNVEMTFIEINDAQHAFIRDEMSKGRYDPATTKNCMEWLFELFNRKLKLDYGEHDGKETKIENVC, from the coding sequence ATGttaattgaagaatcgTATCATGACGTGAAGACATCTTATGGCACAACAATGAGATTGTTTGTCTATCatccaaaaattttgaattatccAAAGGTTAAATTCCCTGGCGTGGTGGTTTACAGTGAAATTTACCAGGTTACCGGACCAGTGACTAGGTTTGCTAAAGATATTGCTGGACAAGGTTTTATTGTAGTATGTCCTTCCATCTACCATAACTTTGAAAGTCACGAGGCATTGGCCTATGATAACGAAGGTACAGACAAGGGTAACAACTACAAAATCGCCAAGGAAATCAAATCGTATGACGAAGATAACAAATTAGccattgattatttgacTGCTTTGCCTACTTGTAATGGCAAGATTGGTGCCACTGGCATGTGTCTCGGGGGCCATTTGGCCTTCAGAGCTGCGTTAGATCCAAGGGTCCGTGCGGCTGTTTGTTTCTTCGCTACGGACATTCACAACCACGCATTAGGTAAGGGCAAACAGGACGACTCGTTGAAGAGATGTGGCGAAATCAAGGGTGAATTGATCATGATTTTCGGCTGTAAAGATAACCACGTCCCTCTTGAAGGCAGGGATTTAATCAGAAGCGAATTGAGAAAAAACAACGTTGAAATGACcttcattgaaattaacGACGCCCAGCATGCTTTTATCAGAGACGAGATGAGTAAGGGCAGATACGACCCGGCTACCACGAAGAACTGCATGGAATGGTTATTCGAATTGTTCAACAGAAAGTTGAAGTTGGATTACGGTGAACATGATGGCAAGGAGACTAAAATAGAAAACGTTTGCTAA
- a CDS encoding DEHA2D07898p (similar to uniprot|P40217 Saccharomyces cerevisiae YMR146C TIF34 Subunit of the core complex of translation initiation factor 3 (eIF3)): MRPIKLMGHERSLTQVKFNREGDLIFSVAKDSTASIWYSSNGERLGTLEGHIGTIWSIDVDADTILCATGSADLTIKLWKIETGECVQSWEMPTPVRRVAFSPDNKRLLAVTDQVMGQTGTISVFDINYEGDYTKQQSKPSLIIETRSDAKKVTVAGWSANGDFIIAGHEDGYVSKYNSSTGEFIETAQVHGIHNEEKIASITDIQFAPEDKSYIVTASKDKCSCLVDVDTLELMKVYKADAPMNTAAITPIKDFVILGGGQEARNVTTTAESQGKFEARFYHKIFIDEIGRVKGHFGPLNSIAVHPDGTGYASGGEDGFIRLHYFDKSYFDFEFDTERAERAMASSAA, translated from the coding sequence ATGAGACCAATCAAGTTAATGGGTCATGAGCGTTCATTGACGCAAGTGAAATTCAATAGAGAAGGTGATTTAATCTTTTCCGTCGCCAAGGATAGCACAGCATCAATTTGGTATTCATCAAATGGTGAAAGATTGGGGACTTTAGAAGGTCACATTGGTACTATTTGGTCTATCGACGTGGATGCTGATACTATATTATGTGCCACAGGTAGTGCTGATTTAACTATCAAGTTATGGAAGATCGAAACCGGTGAATGTGTTCAATCGTGGGAAATGCCAACACCAGTGAGAAGAGTTGCATTCTCTCCTGATAATAAGAGATTGTTGGCAGTTACCGATCAAGTTATGGGTCAAACCGGTACTATCTCTGTGTTTGATATAAATTACGAGGGTGACTACACCAAGCAACAAAGCAAACCATCGTTAATTATCGAGACTAGAAGTGATGCTAAGAAAGTTACAGTTGCAGGATGGTCAGCCAACGGCGATTTCATTATTGCAGGTCACGAAGACGGATACGTTTCTAAATACAACAGTTCCACCGGTGAATTCATCGAAACTGCCCAGGTGCACGGTATTCACAACGAAGAAAAGATTGCCTCTATTACCGATATACAATTTGCTCCAGAAGACAAGTCCTACATTGTTACTGCATCAAAGGACAAGTGTTCATGTTTAGTTGATGTTGACACACTTGAATTGATGAAGGTGTACAAGGCCGACGCTCCAATGAACACGGCCGCTATCACCCCAATCAAGGACTTTGTTATCTTAGGAGGTGGTCAAGAAGCTAGAAATGTTACCACTACTGCTGAGTCTCAAGGTAAGTTCGAAGCCAGATTTTAccataaaattttcatcgACGAAATTGGCCGTGTTAAGGGTCATTTCGGTCCTTTGAATTCTATCGCCGTTCACCCTGACGGAACCGGTTATGCCAGTGGAGGAGAAGATGGTTTTATCAGATTGCACTACTTTGATAAGTCCTACTTTGACTTTGAGTTTGATACTGAAAGAGCTGAAAGAGCGATGGCTTCAAGTGCTGCTTAG
- a CDS encoding DEHA2D07920p (some similarities with CA5613|IPF525 Candida albicans IPF525) — MIAYYNSPHYNTDAFNPFNIGSHNILFNDVMHQLDKQFYHNQSQKMLAQMSKPSSVKQVETVDGYQIQIAKKYGDFNGYEIRVIRDLSGNYLLKIEGNNDQFKKLYQLNPEEVEIGEIDWKWFRNENILVLNIPKSEHKYEEKKKSKSVKKANCKKSDHRRKARHEKRLRRKVDKIEAALQEEQRQRNSEKQEEDEEDNHRNSISNEASFEHEENIEVAPSDSSTALESDSSETESIESEPIKVKKNRSPSIEEVEDEEFILLRKNMI, encoded by the coding sequence ATGATAGCATACTACAATTCTCCACATTATAATACTGACGCATTCAATCCATTCAATATTGGAAGtcataatatattattcaatgatgTAATGCACCAACTAGATAAACAATTTTATCATAACCAAAGTCAAAAGATGCTTGCTCAAATGAGTAAGCCAAGCAGTGTAAAGCAGGTCGAAACGGTAGATGGTtatcaaatccaaatcGCTAAGAAATACGGTGATTTTAATGGATATGAGATCAGAGTAATAAGGGACTTATCAGGCAACTATTTACTTAAGATTGAAGGAAATAACGatcaattcaagaagttaTACCAATTAAACCCAGAAGAAGTGGAAATAGGTGAAATTGACTGGAAGTGGTTCAGAAATGAAAACATCTTAGTATTGAACATACCGAAGAGCGAACACAAATACgaagagaaaaagaaaCTGAAGAGTGTCAAGAAGGCAAATTGTAAGAAATCTGATCATAGAAGAAAGGCAAGACACGAGAAGAGGTTGCGTCGCAAGGTCGACAAAATTGAAGCTGCTcttcaagaagaacaaagaCAAAGGAATTCCGAAAAGCAAGAAGAGGACGAAGAAGACAATCACCGCAACCTGATAAGCAACGAAGCGCTGTTTGAACACGAAGAAAACATAGAAGTTGCCCCATCAGACTCGAGTACAGCTTTGGAGTCTGACAGTAGTGAAACTGAGTCAATCGAATCCGAACCTATTAAAGTCAAGAAAAACAGACTGCCTTCAATCGAAGAAGTCGAAGACGAAGAATTTATACTACTTCGCAAGAATATGATATAG
- a CDS encoding DEHA2D07942p (similar to uniprot|P31244 Saccharomyces cerevisiae YBR114W RAD16 nucleotide excision repair protein), which produces MTSGQIAEDSDTATHSYEENEGGGFIVDDPEYASNKRSRRAKSQKIDYKLSSDDEEQGSIDVRQPKRRNNTRVKKKSTKMKLESDGEDDEDFSIDMIEDLNESDENDDDLEITNSSNIIRNGESRDQAISLSESEDDLPLSKREPPKKRRKAAPSKKTPSKRKKKEPKVKVPYFTRVTNKLYDQHPYLKDVFPYLQAVDKIPVQRAEQPPGMNIKLLPFQQEGLNWLIKQEDGEYGGGILADEMGMGKTIQMIALFLSDLTKRPNLVVGPTVALMQWKNEIEKHTKGNLLKVLLFHGANRSSDLEELNKYDIILTSYSVLESVYRKEKYGFKRKNGLVKETSPLHALKFYRVILDEAHNIKDRTSGTAKAANNVNCIKKWCLTGTPLQNRIGEMYSLIRFLKLEPFHKYFCTKCDCSSDEWKFSNWRHCDICGHTPMLHTNFFNHFMLKNIQKFGIEGDGLTSFQNIRLLLSNVMLRRTKVERADDLGLPPRIVEIRRDRFNEEEKDLYTSLYSDSKRKFNDFVAEGVVLNNYANIFTLITRMRQLADHPDLVLKRVGSNQISEEIEGVIICQLCDDEAEEPIESKCHHKFCRMCIQEYTDSFVGEAKNLQCPVCHIGLSIDLQQTALEVDEQQFSKASIVNRIKLGAHGGEWRSSTKIEALVEELYKLRSDRHTIKSIVFSQFTSMLDLIEWRLKRAGFQTVKLQGSMSPQQRDNTIKYFMENTSVEVFLVSLKAGGVALNLCEASQVFLMDPWWNPSVEWQSMDRVHRIGQKRPIRITRFCIEDSIESKIIELQEKKATMIHATINHDDAAVSRLTPDDLQFLFMN; this is translated from the coding sequence ATGACTTCAGGTCAGATAGCTGAAGATTCAGATACTGCTACACATTCTTACGAAGAAAATGAGGGTGGTGGATTCATAGTTGATGATCCCGAATATGCGAGTAACAAAAGATCTAGGAGAGCGAAATCCCAGAAGATAGACTACAAGTTGTCATCTGATGACGAGGAGCAAGGTCTGATAGATGTCAGGCAACCCAAACGAAGAAACAATACGCGtgtgaagaagaaatcgacaaaaatgaaattagaaAGCGATggtgaagatgatgaagatttcaGCATTGATATGATAGAAGATCTCAATGAGAGCGAcgaaaatgatgatgatttagaaataACGAATTCGTCAAACATTATAAGAAATGGTGAATCGAGGGATCAGGCTATTTCCTTGTCAGAGTCGGAGGATGACTTACCTTTATCCAAGAGAGAACCACCTAAAAAGCGAAGAAAGGCAGCACCACTGAAGAAAACACCTtcaaagagaaagaagaaagaacCAAAAGTGAAAGTGCCATATTTTACAAGAGTTACCAATAAGTTATATGACCAACATCCATACTTAAAGGATGTCTTTCCATATTTGCAGGCTGTTGATAAGATACCTGTGCAGAGGGCAGAACAGCCTCCGGGAATGAACATCAAATTGTTGCCATTCCAACAGGAGGGATTAAATTGGTTGATCAAACAGGAAGATGGTGAATATGGAGGAGGTATATTAGCAGATGAAATGGGTATGGGTAAGACCATACAAATGATAGCGTTGTTTTTGAGCGATTTAACAAAGAGGCCAAACCTAGTGGTTGGGCCCACGGTTGCCTTAATGCAGTGGAAGAATGAAATCGAAAAGCATACTAAGGGAAATCTTTTGAAAGTGTTGCTTTTTCATGGTGCCAATAGGCTGTCAGACctagaagaattaaataagtatgatataatattgaCTTCGTATTCAGTTTTGGAATCAGTATATCGGAAAGAGAAGTACGGCTTCAAAAGGAAGAATGGACTAGTTAAAGAAACTTCTCCGTTACATGCACTCAAATTTTATAGGGTAATATTGGATGAAGCCCATAATATTAAAGACAGAACTTCAGGAACGGCAAAAGCTGCCAACAATGTCAACTGTATTAAAAAGTGGTGTTTAACAGGTACTCCATTGCAGAACAGAATCGGTGAGATGTACTCATTAATCAGATTCTTAAAGTTGGAACCGTTTCATAAGTACTTTTGTACAAAATGTGATTGTTCCAGTGACGAGtggaaattttcaaattggaGACATTGTGATATTTGTGGTCATACTCCTATGTTACATACgaatttcttcaatcattttatgttgaagaatatcCAGAAATTTGGTATTGAGGGTGATGGATTGACgagttttcaaaatattagaTTGTTATTAAGTAATGTAATGCtaagaagaacaaaagTTGAGAGGGCAGATGATTTAGGATTACCTCCTAGAATAGTTGAAATTAGGCGGGATAggtttaatgaagaagaaaaggattTATATACCTCATTGTACAGTGACTCGAAACgtaaattcaatgattttgttgCAGAGGGGGTAGTTTTAAATAACTATGCCAATATCTTCACATTGATTACCAGAATGAGACAGCTTGCAGATCATCCCGATCTAGTATTGAAAAGAGTAGGTAGCAATCAAATATccgaagaaattgaaggtGTCATAATCTGTCAATTATGTGACGATGAAGCAGAAGAGCCTATCGAGTCGAAGTGTCATCATAAATTCTGCAGGATGTGTATTCAAGAATATACCGATTCTTTTGTTGGAGAAGCTAAAAACTTACAGTGTCCTGTCTGCCATATCGGCTTGTCGATTGATTTGCAACAAACGGCACTCGAGGTTGATGAACAACAATTCTCTAAAGCATCAATTGTAAACCGTATCAAGTTGGGTGCCCATGGTGGCGAATGGAGATCATCCACCAAGATCGAAGCATTGGTGGAAGAACTCTACAAACTTAGGTCTGACCGGCATACAATTAAATCGATTGTGTTTTCCCAGTTTACTTCCATGCTAGACTTGATTGAATGGAGATTGAAACGAGCCGGTTTCCAAACTGTCAAATTACAGGGTTCTATGTCCCCACAACAACGTGATAACACTATTAAGTATTTTATGGAAAATACTCTGGTAGAAGTATTCTTGGTTTCCTTAAAAGCCGGTGGTGTAGCATTAAATTTATGCGAGGCTTCCCAAGTCTTTCTCATGGATCCATGGTGGAATCCTAGTGTTGAATGGCAATCTATGGATAGAGTCCATCGGATTGGTCAGAAGAGGCCGATTCGAATCACTAGATTTTGCATCGAAGATAGTATTGAGCTGAAAATTATCGAATTACAAGAGAAAAAGGCTACAATGATTCATGCCACTATCAACCATGATGACGCAGCCGTAAGTAGACTAACGCCGGACGATTTACAGTTTTTATTTATGAACTAg
- a CDS encoding DEHA2D07964p (similar to uniprot|P07702 Saccharomyces cerevisiae YBR115C LYS2 Alpha aminoadipate reductase), which yields MSNQEFWLNYLDNPTLSVLPHDFLKPANNQSVEASYSFDVSDDKTKDFPFGLAVFGALIYKLTGDEDIVVSTDTESNYKEFIVRMNLAPTMKFSELLANVKNEYDNNSKKIDYESLDEVAEYIKTSKKSDDYPTLFRLSYQHANSTQQLSTTVQGSVRDLAFFGPGKDGKFSIYYNSLLYKYDRIVILAEQFQKFLGAVSANPDIEISKVNLMTDLQISQLPDPTLDLDWSGYRGAIQDIFMRNAEENPSSTCVVETKSFLDPKSKTRTFNYQQINQASNIVGNYLKETGIKKGDIVMIYAYRGVDLMIAVMGVLKAGATFSVIDPAYPPARQNIYLSVAKPRGLIGIEKAGILDSIVVDYIDKELDVITTIPQLKVNDDGSLVGGLLDGQSADCLQNYESFKDKATGVRVGPDSNPTLSFTSGSEGIPKGVLGRHYSLAYYFPWMSKQFNLSSKDKFTMLSGIAHDPIQRDMFTPLFLGAQLLIPTSDDIGTPGKLADWMAEYGATVTHLTPAMGQLLSAQATTAIPTLHHAFFVGDILTKRDCLRLQSLAENVYIVNMYGTTETQRSVSFFEIKSRKSDPVYLKNLKDVMPAGKGMHNVQLLVVNRYDSSQTCGVGEVGEIYVRAAGLAEGYRGLPDLNAAKFVTNWYVDPKKWTEQDEQNKSSAETWRGDGWLGPRDRLYRTGDLGRYLPDGNVECCGRADDQVKIRGFRIELGEIDTHLSQHPLVRENVTLVKRDKNEEPTLIAYIVPKNTPDLKNFTSDVDTEETSDPVVGGLVVYRELIKDIRAYLKKRLASYAVPTMIVPLAKLPLNPNGKVDKPKLPFPDSVQLAVVAKLTADSKGQNAEVENFNELESTIRDLWLEVLPNRPASIAKDDSFFDLGGHSILGTRMIFELRKKLCVEVPLGVIFKNPTIEAFAREVQKFIRNDDFELAGHDNNDDDEAKVKTVDYAADAAELIKTNLLPKYESRNSLDTSETINVFLTGATGYLGSFIVRDLLSARPGKSVKVYAHVRASSKEAGFERLRNTGLTYGIWNDSWKDKIEVVLGDLSKPQFGMEDTTWNKLAETVDVIIHNGAFVHWVYPYSQLRDANVISTVNVLNLCGTGKAKQFAFVSSTSAIDTDHFVRLSDDLIAKGLAGIPESDDLSGSAKGLGTGYGQSKWASENIIRTAGDRGLKGSIVRSGYVLGFSETGATNSDDFLVRMLKGCAELGSYPDISNNVNMVPVDHVARLVVASAFHPPQDDHLAVVHVTGHPRLQFNTYLGTLAEYGYDVSIDDYPTWRSALERFVVQDSKDSALFPLLHFVLDNLPQNTKAPELDDSNASKALKTDEKWTGVDVSGGKGIDVKQMGVYISYLVKVGFLPAPTKKGLPLPEVDISDETVNLITSGAGGRGSAAK from the coding sequence ATGtcaaatcaagaattttggttgaattatttagaTAATCCGACATTATCGGTCTTACCTCATGACTTTTTAAAACCAGCTAATAACCAGTCAGTCGAAGCTTCTTATAGCTTTGATGTGTCAGATGACAAGACGAAAGATTTTCCATTCGGATTAGCTGTTTTTGGTGCTTTAATCTATAAATTGACTGGTGATGAGGATATAGTTGTTTCTACTGATACtgaatcaaattataaGGAATTCATAGTTAGAATGAACTTAGCCCCTACAATGAAGTTCAGTGAGTTATTGGCTAATGTCAAAAACGAATATGACAACAATTCCAAGAAAATTGACTACGAGTCGTTGGATGAAGTAGCTGAGTACATCAAAACGTCCAAGAAATCGGATGATTACCCAACATTATTTAGGTTGTCGTATCAGCATGCTAATTCAACGCAGCAATTGTCCACTACAGTTCAAGGATCTGTCCGTGACTTGGCTTTCTTTGGTCCAGGAAAGGATGGAAAATTCAGCATTTACTATAActcattattatacaaatacGACAGAATTGTGATCTTGGCTGAACAATTCCAGAAGTTTTTAGGAGCCGTTTCTGCAAACCCAGATATTGAGATCTCGAAGGTGAACTTGATGACTGACTTACAAATCAGTCAATTGCCAGATCCAACTTTAGATTTGGACTGGTCGGGCTACCGTGGTGCTATACAAGACATTTTCATGAGGAACGCCGAAGAAAACCCTTCAAGCACATGTGTTGTGGAaacaaaatcatttttGGATCCAAAGTCTAAAACCCGTACATTCAATTATCAACAGATTAACCAGGCCTCCAATATTGTTGGTAACTATTTGAAGGAAACTGGTATTAAGAAAGGGGATATTGTTATGATCTATGCGTACAGAGGTGTTGATTTGATGATTGCAGTTATGGGTGTCTTGAAGGCCGGTGCAACTTTTTCTGTTATCGATCCTGCTTATCCACCAGCTAgacaaaatatatatctttcGGTTGCCAAACCTAGGGGTTTAATTGGTATTGAAAAGGCGGGTATCTTGGACTCAATAGTTGTGgattatattgataaagaattggatGTAATTACCACCATTCCCCAATTGAAGGTTAACGATGATGGCTCTTTAGTTGGTGGTCTCTTAGATGGCCAATCAGCTGATTGCTTACAAAATTACGAAAGTTTCAAGGATAAGGCTACAGGTGTTAGAGTTGGACCTGATTCTAACCCTACATTATCTTTTACTTCTGGTTCCGAAGGTATTCCTAAAGGTGTATTAGGTCGTCACTATTCTTTAGCATACTATTTCCCATGGATGTCTAAACAGTTTAACCTTTCATCCAAAGATAAGTTCACTATGTTGTCGGGAATTGCGCATGATCCTATTCAAAGAGATATGTTTACTCCATTATTCTTGGGTGCCCAATTATTAATTCCAACTTCAGACGATATTGGTACTCCAGGTAAATTGGCGGACTGGATGGCCGAATATGGTGCCACAGTCACCCATTTAACACCAGCAATGGGCCAATTGTTGAGTGCTCAGGCAACTACTGCTATTCCAACCTTACATCACGCTTTCTTTGTCGGTGATATTTTGACTAAGAGAGATTGTTTGAGATTGCAAAGTTTAGCAGAAAATGTTTACATTGTCAACATGTATGGTACTACGGAAACCCAAAGATCTGTTTCCttctttgaaatcaaaagtCGTAAATCTGACCCAGTTTACTTGAAGAACTTAAAAGATGTCATGCCTGCTGGTAAAGGTATGCATAACGTCCAATTATTAGTTGTTAATAGATATGACTCTTCTCAAACCTGCGGTGTTGGTGAAGTTGGTGAGATTTATGTTAGAGCAGCGGGATTGGCAGAAGGTTACAGAGGATTACCAGATTTGAATGCAGCTAAGTTTGTCACTAATTGGTATGTTGACCCTAAGAAGTGGACTGAACAAGATGAACAAAACAAAAGTTCTGCGGAAACTTGGAGAGGAGACGGATGGTTAGGACCAAGAGACAGGTTGTACAGAACTGGTGATTTAGGTCGTTATTTACCAGACGGAAATGTTGAATGTTGTGGTAGAGCCGATGACCAAGTTAAGATCAGAGGGtttagaattgaattagGTGAGATTGATACCCACTTATCTCAACATCCTTTAGTCAGAGAAAATGTTACTTTGGTTAAAAGAGATAAAAACGAAGAGCCAACATTAATTGCTTACATCGTTCCTAAGAATACTCcagatttgaagaattttacATCCGACGTTGATACCGAAGAAACATCTGACCCTGTTGTTGGTGGTTTGGTTGTCTACAGAGAATTAATCAAGGATATCAGGGCCTACTTGAAGAAAAGGTTGGCTTCATATGCTGTTCCAACCATGATCGTTCCATTAGCTAAGTTACCATTAAATCCTAACGGTAAGGTTGATAAACCAAAATTACCCTTCCCAGATAGTGTTCAATTGGCAGTGGTTGCAAAATTGACTGCTGATAGTAAAGGTCAAAATGCTGAAGTGGagaatttcaatgaattgGAATCAACCATCCGTGACTTATGGTTAGAAGTATTACCTAACCGTCCTGCGTCTATTGCTAAAGATGATTCGTTCTTTGACTTAGGTGGCCACTCCATTTTGGGTACCAGGATGATCTTTGAATTGAGAAAAAAGTTGTGTGTAGAAGTTCCATTAGGagtaattttcaagaacCCCACGATCGAAGCTTTTGCTCGTGAAGTTCAAAAGTTCATTAGAAATGATGACTTTGAATTAGCAGGACacgataataatgatgacgatgagGCAAAGGTTAAAACTGTTGATTATGCTGCGGATGCTGCAGAATTAATCAAGACCAATTTATTGCCTAAATATGAATCGCGTAACTCGCTTGACACGTCAGAGACCATTAATGTTTTCCTTACTGGTGCTACTGGTTATTTGGGTTCTTTCATAGTTCGTGACTTATTGTCAGCGCGTCCAGGAAAATCAGTAAAGGTATATGCTCATGTAAGAGCGTCCTCAAAGGAAGCTGGTTTCGAAAGGTTGCGTAACACAGGATTAACCTACGGTATTTGGAACGATTCTTGGAAAGACAAGATTGAGGTTGTTCTTGGTGACTTATCAAAGCCGCAATTCGGTATGGAAGACACCACTTGGAATAAGTTAGCCGAGACTGTTGATGTTATCATCCACAATGGTGCGTTTGTTCACTGGGTCTATCCATACTCTCAATTGAGAGATGCGAATGTCATCAGTACTGTGAATGTTTTGAACTTATGTGGTACTGGTAAGGCTAAGCAATTCGCATTTGTTTCATCTACATCAGCTATCGATACCGATCATTTTGTTAGATTGTCAGACGATTTGATTGCCAAGGGATTGGCAGGTATTCCAGAGTCCGACGATTTATCGGGCTCGGCAAAGGGCTTGGGTACTGGTTACGGTCAATCCAAATGGGCCtctgaaaatatcatcagAACTGCCGGTGACCGTGGTTTGAAGGGTAGTATCGTGAGATCTGGTTATGTTCTTGGATTCTCCGAAACTGGTGCTACCAACTCAGATGACTTCTTAGTCAGAATGTTGAAGGGTTGTGCCGAGTTAGGATCATACCCTGACATTTCCAACAACGTCAATATGGTTCCAGTAGACCACGTTGCAAGATTAGTGGTGGCGTCTGCTTTCCATCCTCCACAAGACGACCATTTAGCCGTTGTCCATGTCACGGGCCATCCAAGACTCCAATTCAATACCTACTTAGGCACTTTGGCCGAATACGGTTACGATGTTTCGATCGATGACTACCCAACCTGGAGATCTGCCTTGGAAAGATTTGTGGTCCAGGACTCCAAAGACTCTGCATTGTTCCCATTATTGCATTTCGTGTTAGATAACTTACCTCAGAACACGAAAGCACCTGAATTGGACGACTCCAATGCTTCCAAGGCATTGAAAACCGACGAGAAGTGGACTGGTGTAGATGTCAGTGGTGGTAAGGGTATCGACGTCAAGCAAATGGGTGTCTACATTAGCTACTTAGTCAAAGTTGGTTTCTTACCAGCACCAACTAAAAAGGGTTTACCATTGCCTGAAGTTGATATTTCCGACGAAACTGTCAACTTGATCACTTCCGGTGCTGGTGGCCGTGGATCTGCTGCCAAATAA
- a CDS encoding DEHA2D07986p (some similarities with CA3451|IPF7316 Candida albicans IPF7316), translated as MSTEATNHTPDSPAISMINKRSTNINNKNGLDHDNNANRASTGRLSTPFSSRPNSGTNLNGLSTKVRLKRPKLGDRTGSTESVTRTPVSQKASNRFTIQTNARAANGTPTNIPNASTPMRRTSGSNVSGSASSPALTSLDMGKKRLVDQFYSTYKDPQTSSGTDLTQYIKNGSNVSPSAEKTFRFTNYVTGNASASEDSLSSDIIGDLVQSGGFAYIPTQNHPNHDESLTNQLLNVDSLVADQPSPHDSADTSPNSLAAVASSLSSSLVTHTRDSLAVRPSHSHASPAITNLDALSQYLKDVRRSTIDILAHLDSHKDILKEKFRSDINSSVSKLDEIVKIVGTLEYRLNYVRSKVNRNKQIMSQDLSSKIALLEKIDKRMTEYANVSRRRHFRQLSIVSFSLLVIALLYTLYIR; from the coding sequence ATGTCTACTGAAGCCACGAATCATACTCCGGACTCGCCAGCTATATCCATGATCAATAAAAGAAGtacaaatattaataataaaaatggcTTGGACCACGATAATAATGCCAATAGAGCCAGTACTGGTCGCTTGAGTACACCATTCTCGTCCCGTCCCAATTCGGGGACAAATCTCAATGGTCTTTCTACGAAGGTTCGTTTGAAACGACCCAAATTGGGCGATAGAACAGGATCCACCGAGTCCGTCACCAGAACTCCGGTATCCCAGAAGGCATCGAATCGATTCACGATCCAGACCAACGCCCGAGCGGCCAATGGAACGCCTACGAATATCCCCAATGCATCGACCCCCATGAGACGTACGAGTGGCTCGAATGTGTCGGGGTCTGCGTCATCGCCGGCGCTCACGTCGCTCGATATGGGCAAAAAGCGGTTGGTGGATCAGTTCTACAGCACCTACAAAGACCCGCAAACATCGAGTGGTACGGACCTCACCCAGTACATCAAAAACGGCTCGAACGTGTCGCCGTCGGCTGAAAAGACCTTCAGGTTCACCAACTACGTTACGGGCAACGCGTCAGCCAGCGAGGACTCGCTCTCGTCAGATATCATCGGGGATTTGGTGCAATCGGGAGGATTTGCCTACATCCCCACTCAAAACCATCCTAACCACGACGAATCATTGACAAATCAGCTTCTCAATGTCGACTCGCTCGTGGCCGATCAGCCATCCCCCCATGACCTGGCCGACACCCTGCCCAACAGCCTCGCGGCCGTTGCCCTGTCACTCAGCTCCTCCCTCGTCACCCACACAAGAGACTCGCTTGCCGTGCGGCCATCCCACTCACACGCTTCCCCTGCCATCACCAACCTCGATGCCCTCTCGCAATACCTCAAGGACGTCCGTCGCTCCACTATCGACATTCTCGCCCACTTGGACTCGCACAAGGACATCCTCAAGGAAAAGTTTCGCTCCGACATTAACAGCAGCGTCAGCAAGCTCGACGAGATCGTCAAAATTGTCGGCACCTTGGAGTACAGACTCAACTACGTCCGGTCCAAGGTCAATCGCAACAAGCAGATTATGTCCCAGGACCTTTCCTCCAAAATTGCATTACTCGAAAAAATCGACAAAAGAATGACCGAATACGCAAATGTTTCGAGAAGAAGACACTTCAGACAACTCTCTATCGTTTCCTTTCTGTTATTAGTCATAGCTCTTCTATATACGCTATATATTCGTTAA